In Rhodobacter sp. 24-YEA-8, the following are encoded in one genomic region:
- a CDS encoding glycoside hydrolase family 3 protein → MSTAAGPEIGRGAAIFGLAGPDLLPQERDFFREYDPFGFILFARNVEDPEQLSRLTAELRDAVGRDAPILIDQEGGRVQRMRAPHWRDWEPPFDLIARIGPDNAPRAMEIMARLIAGELRAVGIDANCAPVLDVARADTHPFLKNRCYGTGPEAVARIGRAVADGYLAGGVLPVIKHMPGHGLARQDTHHELPCVTSSRLELHEVDFWPFTALSDLPMAMTAHIVFADYDPDHPATQSPEMIRVIRDEIGFHGLLMTDDLNMEALSGSLADRAAASIRAGCDIALHCKGDFDQMQEVATAAGEMTEATKARAARALSRRVAPDTVDIEGLGAEFLALSRDADG, encoded by the coding sequence ATGAGCACGGCGGCAGGGCCCGAAATCGGGCGCGGTGCGGCGATCTTTGGCCTTGCGGGCCCGGATCTCCTGCCGCAGGAGCGCGATTTTTTCCGTGAGTATGACCCGTTCGGGTTCATCCTTTTCGCGCGCAATGTCGAAGATCCTGAACAGTTGTCGCGCCTGACCGCTGAATTGCGCGACGCCGTGGGGCGGGACGCGCCGATCCTGATCGACCAGGAAGGCGGCCGCGTCCAGCGGATGCGCGCGCCGCATTGGCGCGACTGGGAGCCGCCCTTCGATCTGATCGCCCGCATCGGCCCTGACAACGCGCCGCGCGCGATGGAAATCATGGCGCGGCTGATTGCAGGTGAACTGCGCGCCGTCGGGATTGATGCGAATTGCGCACCGGTTCTTGACGTGGCCCGCGCCGACACCCACCCGTTCCTGAAGAACCGCTGCTATGGCACCGGCCCCGAAGCGGTAGCAAGGATCGGTCGCGCCGTGGCCGATGGTTATCTTGCCGGCGGCGTGCTGCCGGTGATTAAGCATATGCCCGGCCATGGCCTTGCCCGCCAGGACACCCATCACGAACTGCCTTGCGTGACCTCGTCGCGCCTTGAACTGCATGAGGTGGATTTCTGGCCCTTCACCGCGCTGTCCGATCTGCCGATGGCGATGACCGCCCATATCGTCTTCGCCGATTATGATCCGGATCACCCCGCGACCCAGAGCCCCGAAATGATCCGGGTGATCCGCGACGAGATCGGCTTTCACGGCCTGTTGATGACGGATGATCTGAATATGGAGGCGCTGTCGGGGAGTCTTGCCGACCGCGCAGCTGCCTCGATCCGGGCGGGCTGCGATATCGCGCTGCATTGCAAGGGTGACTTTGACCAGATGCAGGAAGTGGCCACCGCCGCCGGTGAGATGACTGAGGCCACAAAGGCACGCGCCGCCCGGGCGCTGTCACGCCGGGTTGCGCCCGATACGGTTGACATCGAAGGCCTCGGGGCGGAGTTTCTTGCTCTGTCGCGGGATGCCGATGGATGA
- the prfB gene encoding peptide chain release factor 2, with amino-acid sequence MRAETQGNVDQIRKSLGLLAQRIDLEMAPHRLEEFNALIEQPDLWNDPARAQKLMRERQSLMDALNGYRLIESGLNDNLGLIELGEAEGEDALVAEAEDALKALLEVAAQKELEALLNGEADSNDTFLEINAGAGGTESQDWAEMLARMFTRWAERRGFTVEMLSEEAGQEAGIKSVAYKISGHNAYGWLKTESGVHRLVRISPFGSGDKRQTSFASVWVYPVVDDNIEIEVLDKDIRIDTFRSSGAGGQHVNKTDSAVRITHFPTGIVVTSSLKSQHQNREIAMNALKARLYQQELDKRSAAINEAHDAKGDAGWGNQIRSYVLQPYQMVKDLRTNHETSDTQGVLDGDLDPFMAATLALDMAGKSRADAES; translated from the coding sequence ATGCGCGCCGAGACGCAAGGCAATGTTGATCAGATCCGCAAGTCGCTGGGCCTTCTGGCGCAGCGGATCGACCTTGAGATGGCGCCGCACCGGCTTGAGGAGTTCAATGCGCTGATCGAGCAGCCGGATCTCTGGAATGATCCGGCCCGGGCGCAGAAGCTGATGCGCGAGCGGCAATCCCTGATGGATGCGCTGAACGGCTACCGCCTGATCGAGAGCGGGCTGAATGACAATCTCGGGCTGATCGAGCTGGGCGAGGCCGAGGGCGAGGATGCGCTGGTCGCAGAGGCCGAGGATGCGCTGAAGGCACTCCTGGAAGTGGCGGCGCAAAAAGAGCTGGAAGCTTTGCTGAATGGCGAGGCCGACAGCAATGACACGTTCCTTGAGATCAATGCAGGCGCGGGCGGCACGGAATCGCAGGACTGGGCCGAGATGCTGGCGCGGATGTTTACCCGCTGGGCGGAGCGTCGCGGTTTCACGGTCGAGATGCTCTCGGAGGAAGCCGGGCAGGAGGCGGGGATCAAATCGGTCGCCTATAAGATTTCCGGCCATAACGCTTACGGTTGGCTGAAGACGGAATCGGGGGTGCATCGCCTGGTTCGCATTTCGCCCTTTGGCTCGGGCGACAAGCGCCAGACCTCGTTCGCGAGCGTCTGGGTCTATCCGGTGGTCGATGACAATATCGAGATCGAGGTGCTGGATAAGGATATCCGCATCGACACCTTCCGCTCATCCGGCGCCGGCGGTCAGCACGTGAACAAAACCGACTCGGCGGTCAGGATCACCCACTTCCCGACCGGGATCGTGGTGACCTCTTCGCTGAAATCGCAGCACCAGAACCGCGAGATTGCGATGAATGCGCTGAAGGCGCGGCTTTACCAGCAAGAGCTGGACAAGCGTTCGGCGGCGATCAACGAGGCGCATGATGCCAAAGGGGATGCGGGCTGGGGCAACCAGATCCGCTCTTACGTGTTGCAGCCCTATCAGATGGTGAAAGATCTGCGCACAAACCATGAGACCTCGGACACGCAAGGCGTGCTTGACGGGGATCTGGATCCTTTCATGGCGGCAACGCTCGCGCTGGATATGGCCGGCAAAAGCCGCGCCGACGCCGAGAGCTGA
- a CDS encoding SPOR domain-containing protein → MANADYGDYGGYASQARPGNFSEAAPMRPARIGGAQRGGFQAARAQSQPQQPQAAMARRGAFQAYDDHDGYGAQSEPQMQQHVAPQVPLTRGQRLVNMAGALGSVALVLSLGYWGWELAVRDVRGVPVVRALEGPMRTAPEEGGGMVVDHQGLAVNDVAARDGGKNSDRVVLAPAPVDLAADDVAGLALASAAPAVAPLAPAVAMTGSAEAPRMSAAEESPLPLEVSPDQLPAAPVLATDSQPATISQDEAVALALAEALGMDETASADLVAAAAPVTPGAMTSSPRPRARPSTLAATGGSAAGTPQNVMQTAAVASAPSGAGKDPATIEAGARLVQFGAYDSEAQARAEWQKIAARLGPLMVEKQMVVQSAESGGHTFWRLRGFGFASEDDARRFCSAAVAEQINCIPVTHR, encoded by the coding sequence ATGGCAAACGCTGATTACGGCGATTACGGCGGCTACGCATCACAGGCGCGGCCGGGCAATTTTTCCGAAGCCGCTCCGATGCGGCCGGCCCGTATTGGCGGGGCTCAGCGCGGTGGTTTTCAGGCCGCGCGGGCCCAGTCACAACCGCAACAGCCTCAGGCCGCAATGGCGAGGCGCGGGGCGTTTCAGGCTTATGACGATCATGACGGCTACGGGGCTCAGTCCGAACCGCAGATGCAGCAGCATGTGGCCCCGCAGGTCCCGCTGACGCGCGGGCAGCGCCTGGTCAATATGGCCGGTGCCCTGGGCTCTGTCGCGCTGGTTCTTTCGCTTGGCTATTGGGGCTGGGAACTCGCGGTGCGCGATGTGCGCGGCGTGCCGGTGGTGCGGGCGCTGGAAGGGCCGATGCGGACCGCGCCGGAAGAGGGTGGCGGCATGGTGGTCGACCATCAGGGCCTTGCGGTCAATGATGTGGCAGCACGCGATGGCGGCAAGAATTCGGACCGGGTGGTGCTGGCACCGGCGCCGGTCGATCTGGCGGCGGATGATGTGGCGGGCCTTGCGCTGGCCTCTGCCGCGCCTGCGGTCGCGCCTCTGGCGCCTGCGGTGGCGATGACGGGATCGGCCGAGGCGCCACGCATGTCGGCGGCGGAAGAGTCTCCCCTGCCGCTTGAGGTCAGCCCCGATCAGCTTCCCGCCGCGCCGGTCCTGGCCACCGACAGCCAGCCCGCAACGATCAGCCAGGATGAGGCGGTGGCGCTTGCCCTTGCCGAAGCCCTTGGCATGGATGAGACGGCCTCGGCAGATCTGGTCGCAGCGGCGGCACCTGTAACGCCCGGTGCGATGACCTCTTCGCCGCGCCCGCGCGCGCGGCCGTCTACGCTTGCCGCAACCGGTGGCTCCGCAGCCGGCACGCCTCAAAATGTGATGCAGACCGCAGCTGTTGCCTCTGCGCCTTCGGGTGCCGGCAAAGACCCCGCCACCATCGAGGCCGGCGCGCGCCTGGTTCAGTTCGGTGCCTATGACAGCGAGGCGCAGGCCCGGGCCGAATGGCAGAAGATCGCCGCCAGACTTGGGCCGCTGATGGTGGAAAAACAGATGGTGGTGCAATCTGCGGAAAGTGGTGGCCATACCTTCTGGCGGCTGCGCGGCTTTGGCTTTGCCAGCGAAGATGACGCGCGCCGCTTCTGCTCGGCTGCGGTGGCGGAACAGATCAACTGCATCCCGGTGACCCACAGATGA
- the ccmE gene encoding cytochrome c maturation protein CcmE, whose translation MKGLKKQRRIQIIVLAALAMVLATIFIGFALKDGINFFRSPTQVLAEAPPETEIFRLGGLVKTGSIVNRAGVHFDFIITDGGAEIPVRYIGKDPRPDLFKENTGTIATGNLIGGTFEAITLLAKHDETYMPKEVMDALKEQGVYKDPKDQPAS comes from the coding sequence ATGAAGGGGCTGAAGAAACAGCGCCGCATCCAGATCATCGTGCTCGCGGCGCTTGCCATGGTCCTGGCCACGATCTTCATCGGCTTCGCCCTGAAAGACGGCATCAACTTTTTCCGCAGCCCGACCCAGGTGCTGGCCGAGGCCCCGCCCGAAACCGAGATCTTCCGGCTTGGCGGTCTTGTGAAAACCGGCTCGATCGTCAACCGCGCCGGCGTGCATTTCGATTTCATCATCACCGATGGCGGCGCCGAGATCCCGGTCCGCTACATCGGCAAGGATCCGCGTCCCGATCTCTTCAAGGAAAACACCGGCACCATTGCGACCGGCAATCTCATTGGGGGAACCTTCGAGGCGATCACGCTTCTCGCCAAGCATGATGAGACTTATATGCCGAAAGAGGTGATGGATGCGCTGAAGGAGCAGGGCGTCTATAAAGACCCGAAAGACCAGCCCGCCTCCTGA
- a CDS encoding ScpA family protein, whose protein sequence is MSDEKQLPLAEDWSLPERLDPAARLAAEALIVDVDGFEGPLDLLLTLSRTQKVDLRRISVLQLAEQYLLFVNKAAKLRIELAADYLVMAAWLAFLKSRLLLPPEPGEAGPSAEDLAAHLAFQLERLQAMREAAARLMARDQKGRDFFVRGQPETVSLQRKTQWEANLLDLMRAYARIRTRDEFRPFVMDRENVFTMEQALDRMRGLIGYVGDWADLAGFMPEGWDATPMARRSVTAAHFAAVLEMVKRGQLTLRQGETFAPIQIRRRDPE, encoded by the coding sequence ATGAGTGACGAGAAACAGCTGCCTCTGGCCGAAGACTGGTCCCTGCCGGAACGGCTTGACCCTGCCGCCCGGCTCGCAGCCGAGGCGCTGATTGTTGATGTCGACGGGTTCGAAGGGCCGCTGGACCTTTTGCTGACGCTGTCGAGGACGCAGAAGGTCGATCTGCGGCGGATCTCGGTTTTGCAGCTGGCGGAACAGTATCTTCTGTTCGTGAACAAGGCCGCGAAACTGCGGATCGAACTGGCGGCGGATTATCTGGTGATGGCGGCCTGGCTCGCCTTTCTGAAATCGCGCCTGCTTTTGCCGCCCGAACCTGGCGAGGCCGGACCCTCGGCCGAGGATCTCGCGGCGCATCTGGCCTTCCAGCTGGAACGCCTTCAGGCGATGCGCGAGGCCGCCGCGCGGCTGATGGCGCGCGATCAGAAGGGCCGCGATTTCTTTGTGCGTGGCCAGCCCGAGACCGTGTCGCTGCAGCGCAAGACGCAATGGGAGGCGAACCTTCTCGACCTGATGCGCGCCTATGCCCGTATCCGCACCCGTGACGAGTTTCGCCCCTTTGTCATGGACCGCGAAAATGTGTTCACCATGGAACAGGCGCTGGACCGTATGCGCGGCCTGATCGGTTATGTCGGCGACTGGGCGGATCTGGCGGGGTTCATGCCCGAAGGCTGGGATGCGACGCCAATGGCGCGGCGTTCGGTCACGGCGGCGCATTTTGCGGCCGTGCTGGAAATGGTGAAACGCGGCCAGCTTACGCTGCGCCAGGGCGAGACTTTCGCGCCGATCCAGATCCGGCGGAGGGATCCCGAATGA
- the argS gene encoding arginine--tRNA ligase encodes MNLFADIRGAVVDALGRMAQDGVLPAGLDLSNVAVEPPRDAAHGDMATNAAMVLAKPAGLQPRVIASELATRLLEDPRIAGADVAGPGFLNLRLDEAVWQGLVRAALAAGNDFGRSAIGGGEKVNIEFVSANPTGPMHVGHVRGAVVGDALSNLLAFSGWDVTREYYINDGGAQVDVLARSAYERYREANGLEPEIREGLYPGDYLIPVGEALKEKYGASLIDQPESVWLADIREFATEAMMGMIREDLAALGVRMDVYSSEKALYGTGEIEAAIAELRAKGLIYEGVLEPPKGKLPEDWEAREQTLFRSTDHGDDVDRPVMKSDGSWTYFAPDIAYHYNKVKRGFDQLIDIFGADHGGYVKRMKAAVAALSGGRVPLDIKLIQLVKLFKNGEPFKMSKRAGTFVTLRDVVEEAGADVTRFIMLTRKNDVALDFDFAKVLEQSKDNPVFYVQYANARVNSVLRKSRDAGTPVDDATLLAADHRSLSHPAEIGLLKKIAEWPRLVEIAARNNEPHRIAFYLYELASEFHALWNRGNDETELRFVQEKVADSQAKIALARATGVVICAGLAILGVTPVEEMR; translated from the coding sequence ATGAACCTCTTTGCGGATATCCGCGGCGCGGTGGTGGATGCTCTGGGCCGGATGGCTCAGGACGGCGTTCTGCCCGCAGGTCTCGACCTCTCGAATGTCGCGGTCGAACCGCCGCGCGATGCCGCGCATGGCGATATGGCCACCAATGCGGCCATGGTGCTGGCAAAACCCGCAGGCCTCCAGCCGCGCGTGATCGCAAGCGAATTGGCGACCCGCCTGCTGGAAGACCCCCGGATTGCCGGTGCGGATGTCGCAGGCCCGGGTTTTCTCAACCTGCGGCTTGATGAGGCCGTCTGGCAGGGGCTCGTCCGTGCCGCCCTCGCGGCGGGCAATGATTTCGGCCGCTCTGCCATTGGCGGCGGCGAGAAGGTGAATATCGAATTCGTCTCGGCCAATCCGACCGGCCCGATGCATGTCGGCCATGTGCGCGGCGCGGTTGTGGGCGATGCGCTTTCCAATCTGCTGGCCTTCTCGGGCTGGGATGTCACCCGCGAATATTACATCAATGACGGCGGCGCCCAGGTCGATGTGCTGGCGCGCTCGGCCTATGAACGCTACCGCGAGGCCAATGGGCTTGAACCCGAGATCCGCGAAGGTCTCTATCCCGGCGATTACCTGATCCCGGTCGGCGAGGCGCTGAAAGAGAAATATGGCGCCAGCCTGATCGACCAGCCTGAATCCGTCTGGCTGGCGGATATCCGCGAATTCGCGACCGAAGCGATGATGGGGATGATCCGCGAGGATCTCGCAGCCCTCGGCGTGCGGATGGATGTCTATTCCTCGGAAAAGGCGCTTTACGGCACCGGTGAGATCGAAGCCGCCATTGCCGAATTGCGCGCCAAAGGTCTGATCTATGAAGGCGTGCTTGAACCCCCGAAAGGCAAGCTGCCCGAAGATTGGGAAGCCCGCGAACAGACCCTGTTCCGCTCGACCGATCACGGCGATGATGTTGATCGCCCGGTGATGAAATCGGATGGCTCCTGGACCTATTTCGCCCCTGATATCGCCTATCACTATAATAAGGTGAAACGCGGCTTCGATCAGCTGATCGACATTTTCGGCGCCGATCACGGCGGCTATGTCAAACGGATGAAGGCGGCGGTGGCTGCGCTGTCCGGGGGCCGCGTGCCGCTGGATATCAAGCTGATCCAGCTGGTGAAGCTTTTTAAGAACGGCGAGCCCTTCAAGATGTCGAAGCGCGCCGGGACATTCGTCACGCTGCGCGATGTGGTGGAAGAGGCGGGGGCCGATGTCACCCGTTTCATCATGCTCACTCGCAAGAATGACGTCGCGCTGGATTTCGATTTCGCCAAAGTGCTGGAGCAATCCAAGGACAATCCGGTCTTCTATGTGCAATATGCCAATGCGCGGGTGAATTCGGTTTTGCGCAAATCGCGCGATGCCGGAACGCCGGTCGATGACGCAACGCTTCTGGCAGCCGATCACCGCTCCCTGTCGCATCCGGCAGAAATCGGGCTTTTGAAAAAGATCGCCGAATGGCCGCGTCTGGTGGAAATTGCCGCCCGCAATAACGAGCCGCATCGCATTGCCTTCTATCTTTATGAACTGGCATCCGAGTTCCACGCCCTGTGGAACCGTGGCAATGATGAAACGGAATTGCGCTTCGTGCAGGAGAAAGTGGCTGATTCACAGGCGAAAATCGCCCTTGCACGTGCCACGGGCGTTGTCATTTGCGCAGGTCTTGCTATCCTGGGTGTGACGCCGGTTGAAGAGATGCGCTGA
- the argC gene encoding N-acetyl-gamma-glutamyl-phosphate reductase: MTFRIAILGASGYTGAELVRLIAGHPQMRITALSADRKAGMAMADVFPFLRHLDLPQLVKIDEIDFAQIDLCFCALPHATSQAVISQLPKDLKIVDLSADFRLRDPADYEKWYGQPHTAVEMQKEAVYGLTEFYRDDIRKGRLIAGTGCNAATGQYALRPLIAAGIIDLDDILIDLKAGVSGAGRSLKENLLHAELSGGTHSYSAGGKHRHLGEFDQEFSKIAGRPVLVQFTPHLLPMNRGILATTYVKGDAKAVHAALAAAYASEPFLHVLPFGALPSTRDIAGSNHCHIGVIADRIPGRVVVIAVLDNLTKGSSGQALQNANLMLGIDETTGLLMAPVFP, translated from the coding sequence ATGACCTTCCGCATCGCAATTCTCGGTGCCTCCGGCTATACCGGGGCAGAGCTTGTCCGCCTGATCGCCGGCCATCCCCAGATGCGGATCACCGCACTCTCGGCGGATCGCAAGGCCGGCATGGCGATGGCGGATGTGTTTCCCTTCCTGCGCCATCTCGACCTGCCGCAACTGGTGAAGATCGACGAGATCGATTTCGCGCAGATCGACCTTTGTTTCTGCGCGCTGCCCCATGCCACCAGCCAGGCGGTGATCTCACAGCTGCCAAAGGATCTGAAGATCGTCGATCTCTCGGCCGATTTCCGTCTGCGCGACCCGGCGGATTATGAGAAATGGTATGGTCAGCCCCATACGGCCGTCGAGATGCAGAAAGAGGCGGTTTACGGGCTCACTGAATTCTACCGCGATGATATCCGCAAGGGGCGCCTGATCGCCGGAACCGGCTGCAATGCCGCAACCGGGCAATATGCGTTGCGCCCGCTGATCGCGGCAGGGATCATTGACCTTGATGACATCCTGATCGACCTCAAGGCCGGGGTGTCGGGGGCGGGGCGCTCGCTCAAAGAAAACCTTCTTCATGCCGAACTTTCCGGCGGCACCCATTCCTATTCGGCGGGCGGCAAACACCGCCATCTCGGCGAATTCGATCAGGAATTCTCGAAAATCGCCGGGCGGCCGGTGCTGGTGCAATTCACCCCGCATCTTCTGCCGATGAATCGGGGCATTCTCGCCACGACCTATGTCAAAGGCGATGCAAAGGCCGTCCATGCCGCGCTTGCGGCAGCCTATGCGTCAGAGCCGTTCCTGCATGTGCTGCCTTTCGGCGCGCTGCCCTCGACGCGGGATATTGCCGGCTCGAACCATTGCCATATCGGGGTGATCGCCGACCGGATCCCGGGGCGCGTGGTGGTGATCGCGGTGCTCGACAATCTGACCAAGGGCTCATCCGGTCAGGCGCTGCAAAACGCCAATCTCATGCTTGGGATCGATGAAACCACGGGCCTGTTGATGGCGCCCGTTTTCCCGTAA
- a CDS encoding penicillin-binding protein 1A, producing the protein MLRFIASFFGAIFSAVTLGIFFGALTVGAIFWMYSRDLPSHESLAKYAPATISRIYSGEGRILDEFADERRLFVSAEDIPDLVKQAFVSAEDKNFFSHQGYDAGGMLAALSEAVKSRGQDVRGASTITQQVAKNMLLDGTRKGAAGVERKIKEIILATRLEETLSKERILEIYLNEIFLGQNSYGVAAAAQTYFNKSLTELSPHEAATLASMPKAPSDFHPVRNRQKLIDRRNYVLREMRDNGYIDEASWKSEREAPLLSVQNGDFPSFRQELPGRTYFTEEVSRQLSRDFGRKEFFEGGMTIRATIDQELQEIAQSALRKALEKYDRGIGVWRGTGKTIAVDQLSREEDWRAALSATDVSRDIEGWYPAVVLSLGERSATIGIEGVAETGDIPADDVTWARKRLADGKLGKKATRASDLVEVGDVVLVRRMVKDADGAFIRWTLRQVPEVQGAFMAMDVNTGRVLAMQGGFSYQYSVFNRATQAERQPGSSFKPFVYAAALDSGYTPATIVVDAPIEIETPQGLWTPKNASNKFYGPTPLRTGIEQSRNLMTIRLAQEVGMSTVAAYAERFGVYDRLGQHLANSLGAQETTLYKMVAAYAMFANGGERVEPTLVDRVQDRYGRTIYRHDKRSCEDCGAGDLPRGNGVKITSNRERVMDAITAYQLTSMLEGVVQRGSGSGVRLPVPVAGKTGTTNDAKDVWFIGYTSNIVAGCYIGFDQPRTLGSRAYGGTLCVPVFQDFMKEVVKKYGGSKFKVPPGGYFVKIDRFTGARLSDDASGANVVAEYFREGTDTDFGLGALVDGGFEMGQNLPLFAYGETESGSASVTTATGETRVIPGKADFGTVSSGGLY; encoded by the coding sequence GTGTTGCGATTCATCGCCTCTTTCTTTGGGGCTATCTTTTCAGCTGTCACGCTTGGCATCTTCTTTGGTGCCCTGACGGTTGGCGCGATTTTCTGGATGTATTCGCGCGATCTGCCAAGCCATGAGAGCCTCGCGAAATACGCCCCCGCCACCATCAGCCGGATCTATTCCGGTGAGGGGCGGATCCTGGATGAATTCGCCGATGAACGCCGCTTGTTTGTCTCGGCCGAGGATATTCCCGATCTGGTGAAACAGGCCTTTGTTTCGGCGGAGGACAAGAATTTCTTCAGCCATCAGGGCTATGATGCCGGTGGTATGCTCGCCGCCTTATCCGAGGCGGTCAAATCGCGCGGCCAGGATGTGCGCGGCGCCTCGACCATCACGCAGCAGGTGGCGAAGAACATGCTGCTCGACGGCACCCGTAAGGGCGCAGCCGGGGTCGAGCGCAAGATCAAGGAAATCATCCTCGCCACACGGCTTGAGGAGACGCTGTCAAAAGAGAGAATCCTCGAGATCTATCTCAACGAGATCTTCCTCGGGCAGAATTCCTACGGCGTTGCGGCGGCGGCCCAGACCTATTTCAACAAATCCCTGACCGAGCTGTCACCGCATGAGGCGGCGACCCTGGCCTCGATGCCGAAGGCGCCATCGGATTTCCACCCGGTGCGCAATCGCCAGAAGCTGATCGACCGGCGCAACTATGTGCTGCGCGAGATGCGCGATAACGGCTATATCGACGAGGCCAGCTGGAAATCCGAGCGCGAAGCCCCGCTTTTGTCGGTGCAGAACGGCGATTTCCCGTCTTTCCGGCAAGAGCTTCCCGGGCGCACCTATTTCACCGAAGAAGTCTCGCGCCAGTTGTCGCGGGATTTCGGCCGCAAGGAATTCTTTGAAGGCGGCATGACGATCCGCGCCACCATCGACCAGGAATTGCAGGAAATCGCCCAGTCGGCTTTGCGCAAGGCGCTGGAGAAATATGACCGTGGCATCGGCGTCTGGCGCGGCACCGGGAAGACCATCGCGGTCGATCAGCTGTCACGCGAGGAAGACTGGCGCGCGGCGCTGAGTGCGACGGATGTGTCGCGCGATATCGAGGGCTGGTATCCGGCGGTGGTGCTCTCGCTGGGCGAGCGCTCTGCCACAATCGGCATCGAGGGCGTGGCTGAAACCGGTGATATTCCGGCTGATGACGTGACCTGGGCCAGGAAACGCCTGGCCGATGGCAAGCTGGGCAAGAAGGCGACACGCGCCTCTGATCTGGTCGAAGTCGGAGATGTGGTGCTGGTGCGCCGCATGGTGAAGGATGCCGATGGCGCCTTCATCCGCTGGACCCTGCGCCAGGTGCCGGAAGTGCAGGGCGCCTTCATGGCGATGGACGTGAATACCGGCCGGGTGCTCGCGATGCAGGGCGGGTTCTCGTATCAGTATTCTGTGTTCAACCGTGCCACCCAGGCCGAACGCCAGCCGGGCTCTTCGTTCAAACCCTTTGTCTATGCGGCAGCGCTGGACAGCGGCTATACGCCCGCGACCATCGTGGTCGATGCGCCGATCGAGATCGAGACGCCGCAGGGGCTCTGGACACCCAAGAATGCCTCGAACAAATTCTACGGACCAACACCTCTGAGGACCGGGATCGAGCAGTCGCGGAACCTGATGACCATTCGTCTGGCACAGGAAGTGGGGATGTCGACGGTCGCGGCCTATGCCGAGCGTTTTGGCGTCTATGACCGGCTGGGCCAGCATCTGGCGAACAGCCTCGGTGCCCAGGAGACCACGCTTTACAAGATGGTGGCGGCCTATGCGATGTTCGCCAATGGTGGTGAGCGCGTGGAGCCCACGCTGGTCGACCGGGTGCAGGATCGCTACGGGCGCACCATCTACCGCCATGACAAACGCTCTTGCGAGGATTGCGGCGCCGGTGATCTGCCGAGAGGCAATGGGGTGAAGATCACCTCGAACCGCGAGCGGGTGATGGATGCGATCACCGCCTATCAGCTGACATCGATGCTGGAAGGCGTGGTGCAGCGCGGCTCGGGCAGTGGGGTCAGGCTGCCGGTGCCGGTGGCGGGCAAGACCGGCACGACCAATGACGCCAAGGATGTCTGGTTCATCGGCTATACGTCGAACATCGTGGCGGGCTGCTATATCGGGTTTGACCAGCCGAGGACGCTTGGGTCGCGCGCCTATGGCGGGACGCTTTGCGTACCGGTCTTCCAGGATTTCATGAAAGAAGTCGTGAAGAAATACGGCGGCTCGAAGTTCAAAGTGCCGCCGGGGGGTTATTTCGTGAAGATCGACCGGTTCACCGGCGCACGCCTTTCGGATGATGCTTCGGGTGCGAATGTGGTGGCGGAATATTTCCGCGAGGGCACGGATACCGATTTCGGTCTGGGCGCGCTGGTGGATGGCGGCTTCGAGATGGGCCAGAACCTGCCCTTGTTTGCCTATGGCGAGACGGAAAGCGGCTCGGCTTCGGTTACAACTGCGACGGGCGAGACGCGGGTGATCCCGGGCAAGGCGGATTTCGGCACGGTGTCATCGGGCGGGCTCTACTGA